Within Cherax quadricarinatus isolate ZL_2023a unplaced genomic scaffold, ASM3850222v1 Contig1324, whole genome shotgun sequence, the genomic segment AACACAACCcatataaatattaaaaaaattgtaGATTCCTACACGAGGTTTACGGACGTCCTTTTAAACAGGACTCGACTACGTAAGTTGGTGTCTGTTGTTTCTACTACAGACTACAACATGGTAGGATTATTTGATTGGGCAATGGATAAAGTTTTTTACGAAATAAGTGGTCTCTTAAAGGTCGTTAAGAAGAGATATTCCAGCGGAAAACCAATAGGCTCAAAATCCGATCTAGTTAATGCTATGGACAAAGTATTTGGAGTATGTTCAAAGATTTATAATAATAAACTTGCACTAGGAGACTATTTCCAGGCTGGCATTACTTGGCCAAATCCCAACATTTTCACTGGTTCTGCAAGCCTATTAAAAGGCGCACTTGattattataaaataaaaattaattttaaaccATATAATGATCTTCCAATCACTGTGAAATTCCCAGAGTTTAATGCTATAACTGGAGTAGTTTACCCACCTGACGAAATTGAAATATCGGTGAATGCATCTGTCGAGTCTGAAGTGGCCCAGTTTAGCCACTGGGATCTTGGTAAAGCTTTAGGTAAATACGAAATGGAGAAAGTCTTGGAATTGCTGACTTTCTTAACTCAAGCAAAGTCTCTTGAAGCCTATTATCAGGTTCAGTCACGTTTGAAGATATTAGTTGATATTTATCACAAGATTAGCTCAAAACCGGTTGAAGTGTCTAACTTTACTCTTGACTTCACTACACTAAAACTTATAGCGGCGCATAAAGGAGAGGGAGACTTCGGACTTCCTGAAGACCTGGCTTTTATCATCAAAAACTTACCCTGGAAGAAATCCAGGGGTAAAAGAGGTGCTAGTTCCTATGGAACTTTCCCAGAATACAGAACCCAGGGCGGGTTCTGGGATACACTTTCTTCATTTTTCGGCTACAGCAGCGAACTTTCTGAAGACTCCGCTACTACCTCTGACGGCGTCCACGGAGAAGACGGGTTGAATGACACTTCAACGCATTCTGAAGAGTGCGTTCCTgatgaaggtttgttgttttttaaaTATGAACTTTCCTCGATGAAATAGTTTCAATATTTGCAAAAGAAAGATGCAAATAACTTTACCTGTTAACAGGTGCTCTTTGCAACCATCGGGAAGAGAGAGATAAGCCTTTGGTTCCTCGTTACCAGGTAAGTGACAATTCATTGTCTTTGGCCTTTAAGAAAGTTCCCTAATTTTTAATCAAAGGGAATGTCTAATTTGGTCTATTGGGTTCATATATTATCCCTTCCCATCAATCTTcttaacccctcaagggaggttccttgactctgctgaagggctcttgatctaggactGGATCTGTGCTCAAATTCTTAGAGCCAGAATGCCTTTCATTCTTCCCCCCCCCACAAACTATTATCCTTACGGATTTAGCGTTTCCCCATAATAGGTAAATGGACAAGTTATCAGGACATCAATTAGTATGTTTAAAATGAATATTTAAGGGTCTCGCGTATATTTTAGCAAGAATCTTTGCTGCTAATTcgggtccctggacccattgtgtacctctgtaatctgtaaatacctttgtaacttgtcatgattgtgactagacctacctggagttcattacatttgtgaattgtgaattcattacctctgtaacttgctcaactatcaaaactttggagtccagtccctggacccattatgtacctctaatcttttgactaccgcccacaggatgggtatggggtgcataataaacatattaaactaattcGCACTTAACACattttttaaatcatttattTTCTGGGTCGTACAAGTAATGGACCATTTTTAAAACTTGTACGCACCACCTACGCACAGTTTCTACCACTATACATGCACAGGGATCTTCACCGAGAATTGTCAACCCCAAGGACGACTATATTCCCAGTGTGTACGTGGATCTTTCTGAAGAATCCAACTCTACCCAGACACAAGCTGAGGAGTTAGGTAAGTCTCCCGGGTCTTCGAGCAGATCTCccttgttgggggggggggcactATCCAGTCACCTCATGGTATTTTCTATGCTAGTGAGTAATTTTTATTAGTTTTATTTTAAACGGGAtggttttaactttttttttttccttagctGTTTGCTGGATCGAAGACTTGTTTAAAAGTCTTCCGGTAGTCGGCAGTTTCCTTCCTTGAATTAACCATTTTATACCATACGTCCTGTTAAACCCTTGCGGGCTTAATTACAAATTCTTGGTTTAACTAAAGAATATTTGCTAGTCTAAAGTTGTGgcttaatatatttttaaacagtTAACATAGTAAatgaaatctaaaaaaaaaaaaaaaaaaactgctttaCTGTTTCCTCTTAATTACTTTATCTTTGATTCAGATGCCTTGGAACACGTTGGAGTTTCCATTCTGAACGCTTCCTCCTGGAAGGAAGTGGAAGTAGCTCTTGAACTTCCTGAAAATTTCACCCACATTCACGAAGATCTCTTGACCAAGCTGGAGGGAAAGTTGAAATATTCTAGGGTAAGTAACGCCTGTAGTAAGATGAACAACTAGGCTTTCCTCTTAAAGGAGAGGATTTTGTTTAAGAACTTCCAAGGAATTTTAACTTATTTGAATCAAACCTATACTTGGGTGTTAAGTTTCGAGAAAAGCTGGAATTTGTGCTCTTCCTATTTGACTGCCTCCATTTCTTTTGCTGTATAACTTTTCTTCCCAACTGGGGAATCCTCCCTCTTATTACGTAATGAGGTTtcccattcttcaggtgttagTTGTAGGTTGGtgcttctcagtattttacatgctGACCTAACTGGTCAAATTAAAGTTCTTCTCTTGCAGGCTGTGAAGTGCGTCACTGGAGTGATGTGCAGAGACTGTGCAGAATACGTAACCTTCCAGACTGGTGAAGAAGTCTGCTGTTACAGCTGTTTTATGGCGCCTCACATCATCGACACAGACACGGGACGTCTGTGCTTCTGCCACTTTGCAGCACCGAACGATGTTAAGTCTGAATAAGTGGCTCTGATTATCCAAAACCCTTGTCTGTTGAtttaatacaaatttaaaatttcAGTCTTCTGAATTCTCTCTTGTACCTAAGCCTGAAAGACCAAAGTTTTTGGTCATTGTGCGGTTAAAGCTACAAACTACTGCCTTATTAAAAATTACGTCTGCCTTTAAAAGCGATAAAATAGTAAAAGAATCTACCACTCTTGCAGTCTTGACTAACCTGTTTTTTTAGTTGGTCAATATTCTAACGAGTCTGTCCGCAAATTCATTTACATAGCCCTTAAAGCAATTACTACTAGCCAATGAACAGCTCTAATTAAAGCCATGTACTAACCCTCCCTTTAACGCGAGTCTCCTTAGTGGAGCAGCTACGCCTGGACAGTGTCCAGGCGGTGTATGAACCACTAGAATATACAGCTTCAGTGATATACCTAAGAGTTTTTCGGAGAGGTGCAACTCTCCAGAGTATGGAAGAGGAAACTGGTGCCATTTGTCGTGCGCACGCGTACTGTTAAATTAATTCCATCCCGACTCGACGGAAGCTGCTGCGCACTAGGAAACTGTTCGACAGGAGAACTTGGTGAAAAGCAGCGAGTAGATACTCTTAAAAGGTGCTCCTTGACTGAATCCTTAATTAAATCCTTCATGACATTTCTTCGACTAGAGGCCCTTAATGCAACGCATAGGAAGAGATTTTTTATTAACtttattaccttccattccctcaCGCGCTGTATCGCTCCTGTAGGTTTACCGCTTCCCCTTGTTTTACCCATTCTTTGATAGTTTTGATACCTGCTGCTGGATAATGTCCGTAAGTGAATTTTAAGTATACAGTGTTAAAGGTAAAAATTCCATTACCTAGTAAAGAATGTCACTGAGAAGGTAGGTTGAGAGATTTTATCACGTTAGTGTCAGGGAGGATGTCCTGCAACGGATGCCTCTTGCAATTTATCTAATTGTAAAAACTACAATGCCTAAAAAAAATCCTAGGCCTGGTTATCTGCCACAAGCTTACTGAATCgcggggggggggaggatttTTTTTGCTCGGCTAATGCTTTTAATGCCATTCAGACTATTTTCCTGTAATTCCTGtgcacctgttggcaacaactttggtctgatctgctccataacaaactaCATACTATTAAACAGTATAGGTTTCTGGCAGTCCTCTTATCAATGTCGAAGTTGGGAAACTACTCTCGcgtcttcgcatcggccacactcttcttactcacaggtatctcgtggagaggcaccCTTCTCCACTGAGAATTGTCAGATTCCAGTTTGTTAGCCACATTGTTgtactgcccactttatcaacgagcacacaatTTACCAACGTCATCGCTCTACTGTCCTtgctttaccttcccttcttgctaatGGACCCTCTTTTAACCAAGAGTCacttttttgacagcaactgatttactgcccAAAATCTGATGCCTCTAGTACTCCTCGCATCCCTTTCTACCTCACTCTTTCTACTTCTatccctgcactatccactgccccactgcACTCCATGATCTAATAATCAGCCCTCTTTCTACCCAATACCCTGTATCCTTCCCTGCCCggtggtgctgtatgacccttgtaggtttagcacttctttttgattataattattttaatgaAAGACCCCCCTCCCCTGCAGTGGAGGGTTCATGAAAGTGGAGCTTTTAATTAATGGACTCTTTGGCTCTAACGTGACAGCCTGTCTTCAGTTAATCATCCCTACGAGTTTGCCACTTCCCTTTTTGCTATAAAATTaagatatacctggagagagtttccgGGGGTGAACGCTctcgcggccctgtctgtgaccaggcctcatggtggatcagggcatgatcaaccaggctgttgctgttggctgcatGCAACCCGACGTACTaactacagcccggttggtcaggtactggctttaggtgcctgtccatcgtcttcttgaagatagccaggggtctgttggcaataccccttgtgtatgctgggaggcagttgaacagtcttggggccccatGGAACAGGAATTATCCTAAACCTGGATTGAATCTTAAGTGCCTCTTgcccaaataacccgcacatagaagagaggaacttacgacgacgtttcggtccgacttggaccatttacaaagtcgtcgtaagcccctcttctatgtgcgggttatttgtgtatagttccagtcacggtattgtgcttttttttttataaataaatgCCTCTTATTTCCTAGGCTCTGGATAATTCCGGTGATTGGCGCTTTCCACTTCATAAATCAACCGTAACTACTGTGAGATATCCTTGACACCTAGTAAAGTGACTGACAGCCAGTTCTAGACATACAGTACCTAAATGCTAGGACAAGCAACACCTGTGTCCAGCACCTGTACAATACGTCATATTACTCCTGGTCGTAGCAGTCTCGACCAATGAAAAATGTTGCAAATCGCGCACAATCCCTAATATTGCTGCACTTGTTCGCCTAGCAGTGATTAGGCACCTAAGAGGTAATTAAAAAAAGTGTTTGCTTAATAAGAGTTAATACAATGACAACCTAGCGTTtgccctcgagggaggttcctgaTGCCAGTGAGGACTTCGATTTAAAGAACTGGAGCTGGCATTATTAGGTCGAACTTaattacctcctgttccttcgGATATGACCagtgtgggtttagcgctcccataAACATAACCTACAAATCTTCGAAGAAATGGATTTTTAGGAGAAGGGTGATTGCAGCCCTGGTACACAGCTGGGTAAGTAGCCTTACACGACCTAGCAGCCGCAGTCATCATTATTCTTCAATCATTTTCACCTTCAAACTGACGTCTTCACCGCTCTAACACGCTCTAACACGATCTAACAcgcttactttatcttccctcctcgctgacggtcCCACCGTTGACACTCACTCTGCATTTATTTCAGTATCAGCTTTTACACCAACTTTGATTACATGCACCTTCTTTATCACTTCTCATCGCCCTTCCTAACTCGACCTGTTATATTAACACCCTACCCTGCAATGCTGTATGGCCCTTACTGGTTTAGAGCTTGGTTGTGATTATAGTTCACCTTTCGCTCTCCCTCTCACTTTTCTCATAAGTCTTTTTACCTTAATTTTCACCATTCCTCATTTTCATTCTTCATTTTCAATCCTCGTCttttgttcagatttttttacctaaaagattaGCCACCCAACTTAACCCAATAAAGTCCACCCGTCAGTTCTCAAGAAGTCCCCGGATAATGGTTTCTTGATCAAAAGAATTTCAGctatcttccttggatcaaacttgatcacaagtcccctcaaggaaggttccttgatgttggtgaggggctcttgatttagggaattggatctgctccagttccccgaattaagtctgaatgccttccacatcccccccccaggcgctgtataatcctccgggtttagagcttcccccttgattataattgaTCACAAGTGCAGCAATATTAGGGATTATGCGTGGTTTGCAACATTTTTCAGGGTATGACAACAAAAGATCCAAAAGTCAAAATCAATGTTGAACTGCATCAAAATATTTGTGAGGATTTGGAGCTGTATGAGAATACAAACATAATTTGtagactgcaacttcttgggatcttaatacttaggaattcttcgcttgcccaacctaattttgggcacaacctacttccacattgaacaaatgtaacaccacctatgactgctgcacctctcctgtctacggtttataagctgcttctccgctcttctgccgtattctactcaagattgatggactgaacacatcgactcaaggttgagggactgattacctcattctcctcctgttcaagtttctcctatgtatggactgatgaagccactgtgtggcgaaacgtttcctcaataaagatacccaagagttgcacatgtctaatttatctacaaacataataaacaatgaaacTACATTTGAATCCTATCCCGACAATGCCTTTGAGACTCGCCTTCATTGGCTGTCGTCAATTGAGGATTTTGTTGGTCAAAATGAAGCTGTTGATCAGGGAAAGGGAGTACTAGTGAACAACTTAAAGAAAATTGGAGTAATTGTGATAAATTGGAGTACAAAAGCAATGAAAATTCTCACTGATTTCCAAGATAAGAACAGTGCTTGCGAAGATAACACTAATGTAAAGGGCTTAGGTACCACTTTGTCAGTTAGATACTGATCCATCACGAgtcttggtctcagaccgagccgcgggggcgttgacccccgaaaccctccaagtataccccccttccctatcccaggCGTTGTATGCCCCTAACAGGTTTAGCGCTGAGTGTCCGggatcgattcccggcaaggcaggaaacattgggcatgttttcttaaacctgttgtccatgttcacccatcctaaccagcctgataagaagggcaaaaaaattgtattatgagaacagattatccaacttacgaggtgatataaaaaagacctggaaaaccctatcagaaattctgggaacaaaaaagatatcacgaaatagcgaaataaaattagcaaaatcagatgaaccccaactcccaccaacagaaacagcaaacactcaatgatttcttctccactataggacaaaaccttgccaataaaatcccaagctcagataccccaccaaatgactacctcaccggcaacaacccgaacactgttcctagctccgactaacccatatgaagtctcccttattatcaacgcactaaaaaacaaggcaggagatttaaataccttaccaccctttatatacaaaaaagtgtcacaagtgctatcaccaatcattgcaacactctttaacaaatccattgaatcctccaccttccctacagtactcaaaatagcaagggtcaccccgatccacaaaggaggagaccaaacagagttgaataactataggccaatatccaacttacaccctctctcaaaaatctttgaaaaattaattcataaacgaatctactcctaccttatctcccaaaacatactcaacccctgccaatttggattcaggcctaataaaaatactaatgatgctattatacacatgctagaacatatatacactgcaatagagataaaagaagtcccactggggatcttcattgacttacgtaaagcttttgatacagttgaccatgacttgctccacgtaaaattgtcacactatggtataagagggcactccctcaactacctcaagtcatacctcagcaacagaagccaatatgtgtacgcaaatggggcaaactcttctgcgcaaccaattacagttggtgtcccacagggaagtgtccttggccctcttctctttctcctatacataaatgaccttccaaatgcttcgcaattactcaaacccacactatttgcagatgacactacatacgtattctctcacccgagcccagtcacgctagccaatactgtaaataccgaattacagaaaatatctacctggatgaggactaacaaacttacactaaacattgacaaaacctacttcattcagtttggtaacagagctacagatgtccctcttaacataatgataaacggatcacctatcacaaaactaacagagggaaaattcttaggaatccaccttgataatagactcaaatttcatacacatatacaacacatctctaagaaaatttccaagactgtaggcatactatcgaagatacggtactatgttccacagtcagccctcctggccctatatcactctcttatttacccctatctcacctatggaatttgtgcatggggctcaacaacaattaaccatctcagaccactaattactcaacaaaaggctgcagttagaatgataacaaattctcactacaggcagcacactccaccaatattcaatacactaaacctactcaccatacaaaacatccatacttattactgcacctattacatacatagaacacttaactctgatattaaccctcccctcaaacatctccttgccaacctcaacagaacacatgaccataacacaaggcacagatcactctttgatgttcctcgtgtccatctcacactatgcaaaaactcaatgcacataaaaggccctaaaatctggaattcattacctgtaaatataaaagaaacactacctgattataaattcaagtctcttctcaaagatcacttactcacccaaaaccaaataaatactgaataactgaaccttgtaaattgtatatcttaaatgtttctcacaattatatcatataaatgttaaacctaaaaccgaatctaactttattattttttaaatacactacctaacagaatcactacctaactgaatgcaacaatatgacctgtctttgtaatactcacttgtgctttatagtaatctgtttacattaatgttttatcactgatttcatcattgcttagttaatcttaagttaattttaagccagcccgtaatgctatgcatagtataagtggctttggcatactgctcttacctgtattttttttgtacctctgtatgtgtgcacaaattgaaaataaataaataaataaatcaataataatgggtacctgggtgttagtcgactggtgtgggtcgcatcctgggacagaattgacctaatttgcccgaaatactctgcataacaagtgactctatatagtagtatgtcattgatgtcagctatgactggaatatatacatatatgtacatatatattttatatataaaaaagttcaTGGTAGCGTCTCGGTAACATCTAATTTGGTCTACCCTTCCCAAATTTTAACAGAAAACGATGGTTATATCCTTGTTTTCTATCATTAGTTTATGGTTAACTGTTATATTTCCTTCCAACCTTCGTAATTGGGATAATAACAatttttattttgacatgatacatagttgtac encodes:
- the LOC138850900 gene encoding uncharacterized protein isoform X1, producing MGFSNTLAVMCLVKMERCVVMLVIGLWCCSFAALHENHKEPEAGKSRQMLLTSEDNGFMIATLFIAYLWRNLVYLGVTKLTSSIDFGSEEAPEWIRKEYGVLRNFSTHYLNMINGREVILTNTSPFIPKSPRYEEVGDPSEGKLFTLIREAKEINELVNTTHINIKKIVDSYTRFTDVLLNRTRLRKLVSVVSTTDYNMVGLFDWAMDKVFYEISGLLKVVKKRYSSGKPIGSKSDLVNAMDKVFGVCSKIYNNKLALGDYFQAGITWPNPNIFTGSASLLKGALDYYKIKINFKPYNDLPITVKFPEFNAITGVVYPPDEIEISVNASVESEVAQFSHWDLGKALGKYEMEKVLELLTFLTQAKSLEAYYQVQSRLKILVDIYHKISSKPVEVSNFTLDFTTLKLIAAHKGEGDFGLPEDLAFIIKNLPWKKSRGKRGASSYGTFPEYRTQGGFWDTLSSFFGYSSELSEDSATTSDGVHGEDGLNDTSTHSEECVPDEGALCNHREERDKPLVPRYQGSSPRIVNPKDDYIPSVYVDLSEESNSTQTQAEELDALEHVGVSILNASSWKEVEVALELPENFTHIHEDLLTKLEGKLKYSRAVKCVTGVMCRDCAEYVTFQTGEEVCCYSCFMAPHIIDTDTGRLCFCHFAAPNDVKSE
- the LOC138850900 gene encoding uncharacterized protein isoform X2; this translates as MSLVKMERCVVMLVIGLWCCSFAALHENHKEPEAGKSRQMLLTSEDNGFMIATLFIAYLWRNLVYLGVTKLTSSIDFGSEEAPEWIRKEYGVLRNFSTHYLNMINGREVILTNTSPFIPKSPRYEEVGDPSEGKLFTLIREAKEINELVNTTHINIKKIVDSYTRFTDVLLNRTRLRKLVSVVSTTDYNMVGLFDWAMDKVFYEISGLLKVVKKRYSSGKPIGSKSDLVNAMDKVFGVCSKIYNNKLALGDYFQAGITWPNPNIFTGSASLLKGALDYYKIKINFKPYNDLPITVKFPEFNAITGVVYPPDEIEISVNASVESEVAQFSHWDLGKALGKYEMEKVLELLTFLTQAKSLEAYYQVQSRLKILVDIYHKISSKPVEVSNFTLDFTTLKLIAAHKGEGDFGLPEDLAFIIKNLPWKKSRGKRGASSYGTFPEYRTQGGFWDTLSSFFGYSSELSEDSATTSDGVHGEDGLNDTSTHSEECVPDEGALCNHREERDKPLVPRYQGSSPRIVNPKDDYIPSVYVDLSEESNSTQTQAEELDALEHVGVSILNASSWKEVEVALELPENFTHIHEDLLTKLEGKLKYSRAVKCVTGVMCRDCAEYVTFQTGEEVCCYSCFMAPHIIDTDTGRLCFCHFAAPNDVKSE
- the LOC138850900 gene encoding uncharacterized protein isoform X3 — its product is MERCVVMLVIGLWCCSFAALHENHKEPEAGKSRQMLLTSEDNGFMIATLFIAYLWRNLVYLGVTKLTSSIDFGSEEAPEWIRKEYGVLRNFSTHYLNMINGREVILTNTSPFIPKSPRYEEVGDPSEGKLFTLIREAKEINELVNTTHINIKKIVDSYTRFTDVLLNRTRLRKLVSVVSTTDYNMVGLFDWAMDKVFYEISGLLKVVKKRYSSGKPIGSKSDLVNAMDKVFGVCSKIYNNKLALGDYFQAGITWPNPNIFTGSASLLKGALDYYKIKINFKPYNDLPITVKFPEFNAITGVVYPPDEIEISVNASVESEVAQFSHWDLGKALGKYEMEKVLELLTFLTQAKSLEAYYQVQSRLKILVDIYHKISSKPVEVSNFTLDFTTLKLIAAHKGEGDFGLPEDLAFIIKNLPWKKSRGKRGASSYGTFPEYRTQGGFWDTLSSFFGYSSELSEDSATTSDGVHGEDGLNDTSTHSEECVPDEGALCNHREERDKPLVPRYQGSSPRIVNPKDDYIPSVYVDLSEESNSTQTQAEELDALEHVGVSILNASSWKEVEVALELPENFTHIHEDLLTKLEGKLKYSRAVKCVTGVMCRDCAEYVTFQTGEEVCCYSCFMAPHIIDTDTGRLCFCHFAAPNDVKSE